The Glycine max cultivar Williams 82 chromosome 12, Glycine_max_v4.0, whole genome shotgun sequence genome window below encodes:
- the LOC100305421 gene encoding S-locus lectin protein kinase family protein precursor: MRNNKPQLWLSLSLIITCFSFHTSLAALTTISANQSLSGDETLVSQHGNFELGFFNTGNNSNKFYIGMWYKKISQRTYVWVANRDQPVSDKNSAKLTILEGNLVLLDQSQNLVWSTNLSSPSSGSAVAVLLDTGNLILSNRANASVSDAMWQSFDHPTDTWLPGGKIKLDKKTKKPQYLTSWKNREDPAPGLFSLELDPAGSNAYLILWNKSEQYWTSGAWNGQIFSLVPEMRLNYIYNFTFQSNENESYFTYSMYNSSIISRFVMDGSGQIKQLSWLENAQQWNLFWSQPRQQCEVYAFCGGFGSCTENAMPYCNCLNGYEPKSQSDWNLTDYSGGCVKKTKFQCENPNSSDKEKDRFLPILNMKLPNHSQSIGAGTVGECEAKCLSNCSCTAYAHDNSGCSIWHGDLLNLQQLTQDDNSGQTLFLRLAASEFDDSNSNKGTVIGAVAGAVGGVVVLLILFVFVMLRRRKRHVGTRTSVEGSLMAFGYRDLQNATKNFSEKLGGGGFGSVFKGTLPDSSVVAVKKLESISQGEKQFRTEVSTIGTVQHVNLVRLRGFCSEGTKKLLVYDYMPNGSLESKIFHEDSSKVLLDWKVRYQIALGTARGLTYLHEKCRDCIIHCDVKPENILLDADFIPKVADFGLAKLVGRDFSRVLTTMRGTRGYLAPEWISGVAITAKADVYSYGMMLFEFVSGRRNSEASEDGQVRFFPTIAANMMHQGGNVLSLLDPRLEENADIEEVTRVIKVASWCVQDDESHRPSMGQVVQILEGFLDVTLPPIPRTLQAFVDNHENVVFFTDSSSTQTSQVKSNASAASSQAKSNISSSNSST, encoded by the coding sequence ATGAGGAACAACAAGCCACAGTTAtggctttctctttctctcatcATCACATGCTTCTCGTTCCACACTTCCCTTGCTGCTTTGACCACCATCTCAGCAAACCAATCTCTCTCTGGGGATGAAACTCTTGTCTCCCAACATGGAAACTTCGAATTGGGTTTCTTCAACACAGGTAACAACTCCAATAAATTCTACATAGGCATGTGGTACAAAAAGATATCTCAAAGAACCTATGTTTGGGTAGCAAATAGAGACCAACCAGTTTCTGATAAGAATTCTGCCAAGTTAACAATATTGGAGGGTAATTTAGTGCTTTTAGACCAATCCCAAAATCTAGTTTGGTCAACCAATTTGAGTTCTCCTAGCTCAGGTTCTGCTGTAGCTGTGCTTCTAGATACTGGGAATCTTATATTAAGCAATAGGGCTAATGCATCAGTATCTGATGCTATGTGGCAGAGTTTTGATCACCCCACAGATACATGGCTTCCTGGTGGtaagataaaattagataaaaaaacaaagaagccACAATATCTAACGTCATGGAAGAATAGGGAAGATCCTGCACCGGGTTTGTTCTCTCTTGAACTAGACCCTGCAGGAAGCAATGCATATTTGATTCTTTGGAACAAATCTGAACAGTATTGGACAAGTGGTGCTTGGAATGGACAAATTTTCAGCTTGGTTCCTGAGATGAGGCTGAACTACATCTACAATTTCACCTTTCAGTCCAATGAGAACGAGAGCTACTTCACCTACTCCATGTATAACTCCTCTATTATCTCGCGTTTCGTGATGGATGGCTCGGGGCAGATCAAGCAACTTTCGTGGCTGGAGAATGCTCAGCAATGGAATTTGTTTTGGTCTCAGCCTAGGCAACAATGTGAGGTCTATGCCTTCTGTGGTGGATTTGGGAGCTGCACTGAGAATGCCATGCCATATTGTAATTGTTTGAATGGTTATGAGCCAAAGTCACAATCTGATTGGAATCTTACGGATTACTCAGGAGGGTGTGTGAAGAAGACCAAGTTTCAATGTGAGAATCCAAATTCCTCTGACAAGGAAAAGGACAGGTTCCTTCCAATTCTCAACATGAAGTTGCCCAATCATTCGCAATCCATAGGAGCCGGGACTGTTGGGGAATGTGAAGCAAAGTGCTTAAGTAACTGTTCTTGTACTGCATATGCTCATGACAATAGTGGTTGTTCAATTTGGCATGGTGATCTCTTGAATCTGCAGCAGCTTACTCAAGATGATAATAGTGGCCAGACTTTGTTCCTCAGGCTTGCAGCCTCTGAGTTTGATGATTCTAATAGCAATAAGGGGACAGTCATTGGTGCTGTTGCTGGAGCTGTTGGTGGTGTAGTGGTTCTTCTAATACTTTTTGTGTTTGTGATGCTGCGGCGCAGAAAGAGGCATGTTGGGACCAGAACATCGGTGGAGGGCTCATTGATGGCATTTGGCTACAGGGATTTGCAAAATGCCACAAAGAATTTCTCGGAGAAACTTGGAGGAGGGGGCTTTGGTTCTGTCTTCAAAGGAACATTGCCTGATTCGAGTGTCGTGGCAGTGAAGAAGCTTGAAAGCATTAGCCAAGGTGAGAAGCAGTTCAGGACAGAAGTGAGTACAATTGGGACAGTCCAGCATGTCAACCTTGTAAGGCTTCGCGGATTCTGTTCTGAAGGTACTAAGAAACTGCTGGTTTATGATTACATGCCAAATGGTTCATTGGAGTCCAAAATATTTCATGAAGATAGCTCCAAGGTGTTGTTGGATTGGAAAGTGAGATACCAAATTGCTCTTGGAACAGCAAGGGGATTGACTTATCTCCATGAGAAGTGTAGAGATTGCATCATACACTGTGATGTGAAGCCAGAAAACATTCTGCTAGATGCTGATTTTATTCCAAAGGTGGCAGATTTTGGTCTTGCAAAGCTTGTTGGAAGGGACTTCAGCAGGGTCCTCACTACCATGAGAGGGACAAGAGGCTATCTTGCTCCTGAGTGGATTTCAGGTGTGGCTATCACTGCCAAAGCTGATGTCTACAGCTATGGAATGATGCTTTTTGAGTTTGTGTCGGGTAGGAGGAACTCCGAGGCATCGGAAGATGGCCAAGTGAGATTCTTTCCTACCATTGCTGCAAACATGATGCACCAAGGAGGGAATGTGCTAAGCCTTTTGGACCCTAGGTTGGAGGAAAATGCTGACATTGAAGAGGTCACTAGAGTCATCAAAGTAGCTTCATGGTGTGTCCAAGATGATGAATCTCATAGGCCTTCCATGGGTCAGGTGGTTCAAATCCTTGAAGGGTTCTTGGATGTGACTTTGCCTCCAATTCCAAGGACCCTCCAAGCCTTTGTTGACAACCATGAGAACGTTGTTTTCTTCACCGACTCCAGCTCCACACAGACTTCACAGGTAAAGAGTAATGCCTCAGCTGCTTCCTCTCAAGCCAAAAGCAACATCTCATCATCCAATAGTAGCACCTAG